The Littorina saxatilis isolate snail1 linkage group LG1, US_GU_Lsax_2.0, whole genome shotgun sequence nucleotide sequence CACAATGTAAGCACTATAACTTTGTCAGAGAACTTACATGAACTAGCTGCCCCTTGACTGCGTACATGGAATGGTCCTGCACCAGCTGTCGAGATCCCAAGGCACTGCAGTTGATCACGATGTCGTATGCGCCTGCAAGCTGTAAAAGTGAACTACACGTAAGATGTGATCATTCTCTGtggtttggttttgtgtttattcaTGTGTGCCTGCTACATGAGTCTACATTATCAAGTGAAAAAACCATTTGGATGACTGAAAGAAAGACTTTGCAAACAGATGAGAGAACTATTCAAATACTAGCATTTTGGGCCCGGCTTCGCCAGGAGTTTCTCACTTCGACTCTATATAAGAATGAGACAGTGTAAAAGTATTTAATACCAACAACACACTCTGTTTGCTGAAACATAACTTTGActtgagttatctcccttccttaggAACGTTCTGGATACTTGAGAAGCAGTCTAACATTGACTCTTTATATTCTGTAAAGACTGATCAGGCATGCCTGCAAGagaagagttacctcccttaaaTTTATAACaaagtaagagttacctccctttgtttcTAGACATTTCCTGAACTATCCGGTTGATTTTCTCTTCTTCATTGTTtctcctcataggagcaatagaaAGTCTGTAATATGACTGACATTATGTGCTTATTACATGTGAAcaccaggcactgaactggccttgcactatataggctgtattcaataaatgggaggtccataatctgagaaaggaaacaataaatcaagaaactaaaacccaggtgcacatctgcggctcctagggagtgtgcatgcacaacatcttgttcctgcctcttgccatctcagaggtatggcgaccacagacagacagacacacacacacacacacagacagacagacacacactctcttttatttagaTGTATAGATACGCACAATGAAACATAAAGCAGCAGCTGAAAGGTTTGAGAAACAGGACACCCTAAAAATATGTGATGGAACATTGCCACCAAATATGTTTTAATGAAACAAATTTACatttaaaaaagagagagagaggagcaaGGCAACATGGAAAGTAGACGAAGAAGCAAGTATATAACTTTGagtagcaaaacaaaaaagatcTCTTCTGGCCCTGGCAATTGACCTCTTAACTCGATCAATAACAAGTCAATAGCAATATCCCACAAAAGTTAAACTTACCTCATCAAGCTTACCAACAGTTCGAAATTCAACAGTTCCACCTTGTTCTTTAAAcctgcaaaaaaaaaattgcataatTCAGCAGTGAACAGCAAAATCAATCTGTCAAACATATACCAATTACATTGCTGTCAGATACCACCAGACACAATGCTTAAGACTTTTAAATTTTACCAATGTTTCAACACTTTGACTTTCATTCCGGCATTTGTGGTGTAAAATGTTTATATTCTAAACTGGGGCCTGTCTGGTTTTAGCAAGTTTGATCCACTTGTGAACATGCTATGTTAAAGGACAGGCTTCCTACATGTCAGTCACTCAATTGGGTAAAAGAAGGGAATGTACAGGATTGAAAGAATGCTATAGCTCTGCACTTAATCATTACGATCAGAAGTTTGGTGTGCTGCCCTTAATGCTTCAATTAAGACGTGATCGAGGAGCGCAATGGCCTTGTGGTTCAGACGTCGGCCTTCCATGTGCAGACCTGCGAACCCCTGTTtcgcacttggagtattctcaaacaaacttggtgtattttcagataaatgagcgtactccacgcagcatttgaacatccatgataaAACATGCTTCACAGCGTTAACTATATTTAAAGCAACCGCttcttttttaatgttttctgacaaaaactgtaatcatgtgtcaaaatactggatcagcttcggtatgcgcttgtgaagaaaagtagtttAGGAATTGTTTCTCGTTGTATCTTTTCCCGCTGACCATACTGATTGTATTCtggacaatcatgcgtacaaaatacggcaaaatccTATGGGTTCCCAGATCTGCATGTTGAAGGTTgggggttcgaaccccagccgCACCTGGTCAATTTAtctgcagacctgctagtgccttatacccctccgtgtgtacacgccTAAAAGACCAAGTACGAATGGTAAAGATTCAATCAATATCAGAGTTTGGTGAgtcatagaaacacaaaaacacccagCACACATCCCCCGAAAacagagtatggctgcctaaatggcagagAAAAACCAGCTCGTGCAAACTCATGAGGGTATGTGAGAGTTGTAGCCTATGAACGCACTCGTTTCTTAAATAAACCCTACACATATGATAAGTGTGTGACAATGTGCACATCTTCCGGCTGCGTACAGGGCACTGCGGCTTTAAAGCGCACCTGAAAAGGATCGGCGTAGCAGAGTCGGCATTGTGCGATTGTGGGGCGGCCGACCAGACAGTAGAACATGTATTGAATACATGCACAAACTTCACCTTGCTGCGGAACCAGATCTGGCCAGAAGGAGCTACACTGgagaccaagctctggggaacgtcagaagacctgaaagcgacgttccagttcacgacagcagcggaactacgaccctagacacaaccgtcgaacgcagaagaagaagaagtgcccTTACAGCCAAGTGCCCAAACAGACTTTTGCCCTTAGAGCAAGTGCCCTAACAAACTTTCTGCGCCTTAGCAGACGACACGAACTTCTTCTCTACACAGCTTATTTACATCTGAGCGGCGGCCATGTTTTATTCCGCCTAAAATCTATTTTTAGATTGATTGAGTTGCACGTGCTAGTTTATGTAATCTAAGGCTATATATTACTTTTAGATGTCAATAATGAATGGATATAGACACTATGTTGCTGTATGTTTGTGCTTAAGTCAACGACATCTAAAGATGTCTTTAGATGTCGTTGGCTTAAGTACAAATAAACAagaccccacagtacatgcgatcattatttcagaaagcaacagacagatatagctcaaccaaattaatttccccactaccccgtattgatttatataaaaccagtttagcgttttcaggctcaacaatttggaattcgctaccatgtgagataaaggggtcaagcacgattaaacacttcaaatcgcagcttcgcaaatatctgttgtcaggaacagttacattctgaagctgtttctagcaagaatgcattgctatcactaacctctatatattttgttgatgatgatgatgatgtcgacgatgatgatgatgatgatgatgaagttgttgttgtgtgtgtgtgtctgcgtgtgcatgtgtgcatgtgcgtgcgtgtgtatgtgtgtgtgcgcatatgtgtgtgtgtgtgtgtgtgtgtgtgtttgtgtgtgtgtgtgtgtgtgtgtatgtgtgtgtgtgtgtgtgtgtgtatgtatgtgtgtgtgtgagtgtgtgtgttgtattgagtgcgaacgtgattgcaggcatgcggcgcgcgtgtgtgtgcgagtcgacttttcttttcctttgttttatattgacatacatgtacatttcaatgttctattatgcattatgtagtcgtataggtaatgtagtaatactgtatgattgcgattgacaattgtccttttattgtcttaatttttatgtcttagtttagcagggacagattgtaagactaggcgtgagcctaaaatctccatccttgagtaataaagttcgttcgttcgttcgttctctctctctctctctctagatgtTATTCTTCTGGTTGCCAGTTTGTTCTTCTTGTCTCAGGCTAGGATTTTGAGTTGTTCTCAGTTCAGGTTGATAGAATTATGAGTCAGCCCTTGCAAACTTTGGATGTATACTGAATGTAGGTCAAATACATAGCCTAGTTCAGTAGCTGCCAAATCTGTATTTGATGTGGCACTACTGACCTAGTGTAATGCTGATGCTTGTAACATAACTATGGCccctgtgtttatgtgtttgtttgtgtgttctagttttgtgtttgtgatgtTTGTCATGTGCCTGTGTTGTATTCCTGTGTGTGTTCCCATCTCCCACCAGTCTTGTGCTTTGAAGAATGATTACCCTCAtttgttacctcccttgttGTGGTAGGAAACTGATGTACAGTTTTGGTCAGTTCATAGTGCCACTTACTGACTTAGTCCATTCAGGACTTTGGTtattttgtatacatatattgtAGGTCTTTTGTATTCTTTATACTAGAATCCTTTTGTGTCATTTAtgcgttgttgtttgtttgtttgttaactgtcagtttttttgtttacttgtttgttttgttggtatTTGTATGTTTAGTTGTTGTactgtttatttgttgttgttcttgtttgtttggttggtcatTGTTTGTTGACCGATTAGGCGCTACAGTatttgatgtacaacccataccCAACAGTCCCTTGGTGGTCCTGGCATAAAGCAGCTTGTCGGTGATGTGAGGAATGAGATTGAGAGTTTGCACTGTCTATAAGCTTGTGTTCTGTTGTGTTAGAAACTCTGAAAGCGACTTGAACTTACTTGTGTAATTTGCATTTGACTCTCTAGTCATggtttgttcatgttgttttagTTAGGACTGCagtatgttgtgttgtgtcactCTTTGCTCTAGGGCTTATGGTGTTGTGAATAATTATGTAAATATTTCTGCTCTTGTTGTTTACAACATTACTTTGATTTTATTGCTTATTTTCATGACTTGGTTCCTGAAACTtaatacaatttttgtattatgttttcagGTCATTGCGTGCTAGCTCCACGTggggtttgaaaaaaaacaatgaaccCCGCCATCCAGTCTGTTCGAGtttgagagtgagagtgaaccTCCCCACAGATATAAGAAAGACCCATAATATAAGCTGTCAGGAGTAAATCTGGGGTAGCTAACTTACTGTAATATTGCCTAGAAAACAAGTGGTGTGTTGGCGGCAATGACAGCTGCAGCAGCGGTATAGTACCAAGTGCTTAAGCTGAAAAGAATCAGGTGTCTTCCAATCACTGTACTTACTTTCTCATCAGCCACGGCATGAACTTCTGGGGCTGTGTTATTACAGTCACAAAGGAGCATCCATACCTGAAACAAAGATGAATCTATTTTTCTATATCCGAAAAgatagggtgtgtgtgtgtgtgtgtgtgtgtgtgtgtgtgtgtgtgtgtgtgtgtgtgtgtgtgtgtgtgtgtgtgtgtgtgtgtgtgtgtgtgtgtgtgtgtgtgtgtgtgtgtgtgggtgtgtgcttgcttgcgtaTATaagttcatgtgtgtgtgtgtgtgtctgcttgtgtgtgtgtctggctgtttgtgcgtgtgtgtggaccTGCCTGTTTGATCATACAAATGCTTGTACATGTACATCTGTTTTTCTAAGATTCATATCAAAAGTCTCACCATGTTTACGATATGAAACTATGTGTTCAAATGTAATTTAAAAAATGTCAGTACATGTAACACCACTCTAGCTTTCCCCAACATACTTGAAAGGTAATTTTAGACGCTTCAGGTCATCTGGTGTCAGCAGTTTGAAGTTGAAAACAATGCTCTCAAACAGTTGATTCTGCAAAATCAGTTAGTTCAAGCGAGCTTAATTATTGCTATTTTAACTATCAACCTCTATGTCTATAAGTCAACATGACTTTAACTacaactataaagcagaagcaaaGAAAAGTAATGTATGCGTATATATAAACTGAGTAATTGATCATACATATAAATATGGTTATAATCATTGAATATTCCTTGAAAGAAATGCTTTGCTTTCAAATACCTGGTGTTATTTTTATGTGCTATTCAGCAGATTCTGTGCAGAGGATGAAAACAGACTTGGCTATAGTCTTGAATATTGTTCTTTCCTGTTTGCCTTGATCTGTCACTTGTGAAGTTTAACTTGGGGACTTTAGAAAACAAATGACACAACACAAAGGGTTAATGTTAAGAAAGCAACAGGCACTCAATCTTGAGAACATACACATACCGTTGTGTACACAAATTCATGCACGCACGTCCCATCCTTCCCTTTCTCCCTCTTAATTTTCTGTATGAATGGGATTGGGGGAAAAAATCACTGAGGATCTCAGCTGATTTGCAACTCACTTATCGTTTCTTGTATTCATTCCTCAACTAGTCTATTTTTATGAAAACATCAAACAACATTTCTTTATATACTAATACAACCAAAATTGTCAATGCCATTATGTCATTAAAGACAGGACGGAAGGTTAAAAGAGGTATTAGCAACATAGATCTAGCATTGAATACCTGAACTGACTTTGGTCAGATTCTACACACACCTGTACAGCCGACTGGTTGTCCGACAACATATATCCTGGTACTAATGTCTGTCCAGTCTCACCGGCTTCAGGAGACATTGCAAGACTGGTGTAGTAATCCCAAGTGTCCTGCACCCATTCtctgcacaaacacaaacgctCTTGCAAGAACCAAACAAACAGTAGCTTCAAACTCAACTGCTGTTAATTGTATACAAATCTGTATACAACTGTTACTTACTATTCTGAGCTGTGAACAAACAGAAGATTTTTTTAACTCTTTAACAAATTTGCCTGACTGTTTCAGATGGAACTCCCTTGACAAACTGTATCTGTGTCACTCTTTTAACAAAAGTAATTAAACATTAAATTGACTAATACTTGACTGTGGCAGATGAAACTCCCTggacaaatgaagattttgtTATTCTccaacaaaattcaaaaaccATTAATACCTGATTGACTCCGACGGAACTCCTTTGACAGTTTAATTCGAGAATGTGTCACCCTCTAACAAAATCATTAATACCTGACTGTCTCAGGTGGAACTCCCTTCACTAATGCAGCTGTCGGTCGGTAGAGGCCGCCAGCACCAGCACTGGTCGTGTCCTTGTCAAATTTGTCCGCTATGATGGTGACCTTGGCTCCCGGGATGGACTTCTGGACATTGACAGCACTCGTCAATCCCACTATGCCTGCACCTATGATGGCCACACGCACCATGCTGCTGTCTCAACCTGCCTGGCTTACCTCCTGGTCGAAAGAGTGACAAAATACAGTATTACAATACTATGGAATTAAAAATCTCTATTGCAGGGTTCAAGCTGGAAGGAAAAGAATATGAGTCGCTTGATCATGAGCCCCTCAACTAAATTTTGAAGGGACACTTAAGGCACGAATC carries:
- the LOC138974922 gene encoding D-aspartate oxidase-like, coding for MVRVAIIGAGIVGLTSAVNVQKSIPGAKVTIIADKFDKDTTSAGAGGLYRPTAALVKGVPPETVREWVQDTWDYYTSLAMSPEAGETGQTLVPGYMLSDNQSAVQNQLFESIVFNFKLLTPDDLKRLKLPFKYGCSFVTVITQPQKFMPWLMRKFKEQGGTVEFRTVGKLDELAGAYDIVINCSALGSRQLVQDHSMYAVKGQLVHVKAPWVKTFLYCDDKKTPTYFIPHDDCIIVGGTREEGNYSIDIVPEVQEDILRRAGEILPQIKGGRVVGSWAGIRPSRDPLRLEKELLTIGGKKLRVVHNYGHGANGVTLSWGTSLRAARMAKEWAQEITPSARL